One stretch of Rhipicephalus sanguineus isolate Rsan-2018 chromosome 10, BIME_Rsan_1.4, whole genome shotgun sequence DNA includes these proteins:
- the LOC119372633 gene encoding mucin-1-like has protein sequence MAPPAGSPDSSSPSRATSPKHDGSPKRTGAKKPSGGSPKRAVDHGVKAKSAGGGSPPKGGSPKRDSPAAVKGAAKPTGWGSPKRASGGSPKHNGAAKKPTAASPAAKKGSPSPKQGGSPGKDVAPKPKGASPSPDRGSPARSSPGTTKKSPAGTATSSPATVGSPAVSSPPTHIPFWMQPNAASQLPSPAEGTPGTAQSSRGGSVSRRVKKLTGKIMDMVSSHR, from the exons ATGGCTCCGCCAGCCGGTTCTCCCGACAGCAGCAGCCCGTCAAGGGCAACGTCGCCCAAACATGATGGCTCTCCAAAGCGTACCGGCGCCAAGAAGCCGTCCGGAGGATCGCCGAAACGCG CCGTGGACCATGGCGTCAAAGCCAAGTCAGCTGGAGGCGGCTCGCCCCCGAAAGGAGGTTCGCCGAAACGTGATTCTCCAGCGGCGGTAAAGGGGGCGGCGAAGCCCACTGGATGGGGATCCCCGAAACGGGCCAGTGGAGGGTCTCCCAAGCACAACGGCGCCGCCAAGAAACCGACGGCTGCGTCTCCGGCTGCGAAGAAAGGTTCCCCGTCACCGAAGCAGGGGGGCTCACCAGGGAAG GATGTGGCGCCCAAGCCCAAAGGAGCGTCGCCGTCTCCGGACCGTGGCAGTCCCGCCAGGTCATCGCCGGGCACGACCAAGAAGTCACCGGCGGGCACGGCCACGTCGTCACCGGCCACGGTGGGGTCTCCAGCGGTCTCCTCGCCACCCACGCACATTCCGTTCTGGATGCAGCCGAACGCTGCCAGCCAGCTTCCCAGCCCCGCGGAAGGGACTCCGGGAACGGCGCAATCCAGCCGCGGGGGCTCTGTCTCCCGCAGAGTGAAGAAGCTCACTGGCAAGATTATGGACATGGTCAGCTCCCACAGGTAA
- the LOC119406351 gene encoding solute carrier family 22 member 16 — MAQRTPSASRTKKKGSATATPKQVAIEPCGDQDQDVDGPQQRQLLPCGTTVYGHGDFQRLFCCFVILTLIVLQCHSQATSLIARPVVHWYKPPSKFADLSTSRWKNFGIPLDDPGFRSARSFWNLVCHRTWLLTLGNAVHMSGALFVVPVAGCMADAYRRKLVIASGVAVLLLSTLGTSFTRSYRLHLVTRFLLRLRQYRLRNLPHILLYEVAPLTYRVFYVGISCSLGVLLVDVSQMKPAAFPLSWYVLQDVILSPTAPLVLATCTVRESPAWLLVLSRVDEAEAIVLEAARMNDVHRVTARQAICRGYALT; from the exons ATGGCTCAGAGAACGCCCAGCGCTTCGAGAACCAAGAAGAAAGGCTCGGCGACTGCAACCCCGAAGCAAGTGGCGATTGAACCATGCGGTGACCAGGACCAAGACGTCGACGGCCCACAGCAGCGCCAGCTGCTACCGTGCGGCACCACGGTCTACGGCCACGGCGACTTCCAGCGACTCTTCTGCTGCTTCGTCATACTGACGCTCATCGTGCTGCAGTGCCACAGTCAGGCGACCTCCCTGATTGCACGGCCCGTGGTCCACTGGTACAAGCCTCCCTCCAAGTTCGCCGACCTTTCAACCTCCCGCTGGAAGAACTTCGGCATTCCCCTGGACGACCCA GGGTTCCGGTCAGCCAGGAGCTTCTGGAACCTGGTGTGCCACCGGACCTGGTTACTGACCCTCGGCAACGCGGTGCACATGAGCGGCGCCCTGTTCGTTGTCCCGGTCGCCGGGTGCATGGCGGACGCTTACCGCCGCAAGCTCGTCATCGCCTCCGGCGTCGCGGTGCTCCTGCTGAGCACTCTGGGAACCTCCTTCACGCGCTCCTATCGGCTACACCTGGTGACGAGGTTCTTACTCCGCCTGCGCCAGTACCGTCTTCGTAATCTCCCTCATATCCTGCTGTACGAAGTGGCGCCGCTCACCTATCGCGTCTTCTACGTGGGCATTTCCTGCTCGCTGGGCGTCCTCCTGGTTGACGTGTCGCAGATGAAGCCGGCCGCGTTCCCGCTCTCCTGGTACGTGCTCCAGGACGTCATTCTGTCGCCGACCGCGCCACTGGTGCTGGCGACGTGCACCGTGCGCGAATCTCCCGCCTGGCTGCTGGTGCTGTCCCGTGTCGACGAGGCCGAGGCGATCGTGCTTGAGGCAGCCAGGATGAACGACGTGCACCGAGTCACGGCCCGACAGGCCATATGCAGAGGCTACGCACTGACATAA